A genomic stretch from Sporocytophaga myxococcoides DSM 11118 includes:
- the thrA gene encoding bifunctional aspartate kinase/homoserine dehydrogenase I — translation MKILKFGGTSVGTADSIRKVVDILLSYKKKKQEFSVVFSAMSGITNQLIEVSKKAAESDEDYHAILKSIENKHINAVKSLIDIKVQSKVVAHIKMLTNELEDLLHGVFLLKELSPRTTDLVASFGERMSTYIVSEFMKQSGLDTEFCDARKLIVTDNSFGAATIDFKATDKNIKEHFKATKKIQAITGFISSTVKGETTTLGRGGSDYTASVFGAALGAEEIEIWTDVDGVMTADPKKVKGAFTLPAISYVEAMEMSHFGAKVIYPPTLQPAFNKKIAIWIKNTFNPEFEGTYISAKTKANDFLIKGISSIREIALISLQGSGMMGVPGVSARLFGSLAKKKINVILITQASSEYSICFAVEPKEAEYAAELINEEFANEIQAKKIDNAIVEYDLSIIAIIGENMRNTPGIAGKFFASLGKNGVNIRAIAQGSSELNLSVVIGEHDLSKALNSLHESFFLSDIRTLNVFVVGLGLIGSTLLKQIQKQSSQLLKERLLKINIIGIANSKKMLLDENGINLKDWNGKLEKDGEKMKMSAFVEKMKSMNLQNSVFVDSTSSKDVVEHYEDVLNTSISIVTPNKLANSGLYKDYQKIQSAAFKHGVKFLYETNVGAGLPVINTLKDLKYSGDKILKIEGILSGTLSFIFNTFKEGTKFSEVVKEAKEKGYTEPDPRDDLNGMDVARKILILAREANYPLEIADVNVENILPEPCRKAKSIEDFFVQLEKNNDVFSARRDEAAKKGNVLRFIATLENGKARVSLESVGTTHPFYSLSGSDNMIAFTTERYKDRPLVIKGPGAGAEVTAAGVFAEIISISNYLKSFV, via the coding sequence ATGAAAATTTTAAAGTTTGGCGGGACTTCAGTTGGAACTGCAGATAGTATAAGAAAGGTAGTAGATATTCTACTTTCATATAAAAAAAAGAAGCAGGAATTTTCCGTAGTTTTTTCAGCAATGTCGGGAATTACCAATCAGCTGATTGAGGTAAGCAAAAAAGCTGCTGAAAGTGATGAAGACTATCATGCAATTCTTAAATCCATTGAGAATAAGCACATCAATGCGGTAAAATCGCTTATAGATATAAAAGTTCAGAGCAAAGTGGTGGCACATATCAAAATGCTTACTAATGAGCTTGAAGACCTGCTGCACGGTGTATTCCTTCTGAAAGAACTTTCACCAAGAACAACAGATCTTGTTGCGAGCTTCGGAGAAAGAATGTCAACTTACATTGTTTCCGAGTTTATGAAGCAATCTGGCCTAGATACTGAATTTTGCGATGCCCGCAAGCTGATTGTTACTGATAATAGTTTTGGAGCTGCGACTATTGACTTCAAAGCAACAGATAAAAATATAAAAGAGCATTTTAAAGCTACCAAAAAAATCCAGGCCATTACAGGTTTCATCAGTTCTACAGTTAAGGGGGAAACTACAACATTAGGACGTGGAGGCTCTGACTACACGGCTTCTGTATTTGGTGCAGCTTTGGGAGCTGAAGAAATAGAGATTTGGACGGACGTTGATGGTGTGATGACTGCAGATCCTAAGAAAGTTAAAGGAGCATTTACGCTTCCTGCAATTTCTTATGTGGAAGCAATGGAAATGTCACATTTCGGAGCTAAAGTTATTTATCCTCCTACATTACAGCCAGCATTTAACAAAAAAATTGCTATCTGGATTAAAAATACTTTCAATCCGGAATTTGAAGGCACCTACATAAGTGCTAAAACCAAAGCCAATGATTTCCTGATTAAAGGGATCAGCTCTATCCGTGAGATCGCATTGATCAGCCTTCAAGGTAGTGGTATGATGGGTGTACCAGGCGTTTCGGCACGTTTATTTGGCTCATTAGCTAAGAAAAAAATCAACGTTATATTAATTACGCAAGCGTCTTCTGAGTACTCAATCTGTTTTGCAGTAGAACCAAAGGAGGCAGAGTACGCAGCTGAATTGATCAATGAAGAATTTGCCAACGAAATTCAGGCAAAGAAAATTGACAACGCAATAGTAGAATATGATTTGTCTATCATTGCGATTATCGGTGAAAACATGAGAAATACACCAGGTATAGCAGGGAAGTTCTTTGCCTCACTTGGTAAAAACGGTGTTAACATTCGTGCAATCGCTCAGGGATCTTCCGAGTTAAACCTTTCTGTTGTAATTGGAGAGCATGATTTATCCAAAGCCTTAAACTCTCTGCACGAATCTTTCTTCCTGTCTGATATCCGTACATTGAATGTCTTTGTAGTAGGTTTGGGATTGATAGGAAGCACCCTTTTAAAACAGATACAAAAGCAGTCTTCTCAATTGCTTAAAGAAAGATTATTGAAGATCAATATCATTGGAATTGCTAACAGTAAGAAAATGTTGTTAGATGAAAATGGGATCAATCTGAAAGACTGGAATGGAAAGCTTGAGAAAGACGGAGAAAAGATGAAAATGTCTGCTTTCGTTGAGAAAATGAAAAGTATGAACCTTCAGAATTCCGTATTTGTGGACTCAACGTCTAGCAAAGATGTCGTGGAGCATTATGAGGATGTTCTTAACACAAGTATCTCTATCGTAACTCCCAATAAGCTTGCAAACTCAGGATTATATAAGGATTATCAAAAGATTCAATCTGCTGCATTTAAGCATGGGGTGAAGTTCCTTTATGAAACAAACGTGGGAGCAGGGCTTCCGGTCATCAATACACTGAAGGATCTTAAATATAGCGGAGATAAAATATTGAAAATTGAAGGTATCCTTTCAGGTACGCTTTCATTTATTTTTAACACATTCAAAGAAGGTACAAAATTCAGTGAAGTAGTTAAAGAAGCTAAGGAAAAAGGATATACCGAACCAGATCCGAGAGATGATCTTAACGGAATGGACGTTGCAAGAAAGATTCTAATATTGGCAAGAGAAGCAAATTATCCTTTGGAAATTGCAGATGTCAATGTGGAGAACATCCTTCCAGAGCCTTGCAGAAAGGCTAAGTCTATAGAAGATTTCTTTGTTCAACTTGAGAAGAACAATGATGTTTTCTCAGCAAGAAGAGATGAGGCTGCAAAGAAAGGTAATGTATTAAGATTTATCGCAACTCTTGAAAACGGTAAAGCAAGAGTGAGTCTTGAATCTGTTGGAACTACTCATCCATTCTACTCCTTAAGTGGAAGTGACAATATGATCGCTTTTACAACCGAGAGATATAAGGACAGACCTTTGGTAATTAAAGGTCCAGGTGCAGGGGCAGAGGTAACTGCTGCCGGCGTTTTTGCTGAGATTATCAGCATAAGCAATTATTTGAAAAGTTTTGTCTAG
- a CDS encoding homoserine kinase produces MKDSIKVFAPATVANVACGFDVLGFAVENPGDEVVLTKKSTPGVKITTITGDEGRLTKDAEKNTVGVAVSRFLNHLQSDAGIEITLHKKMPLGSGLGSSAASAVAGVFAVNQLLGMPLNQQELLPFAMEGERIACGSAHADNVAPSLLGGFVLIRSYDPLDVIKIPTPANLYSTIIHPQVEVQTKDAREILKKQIPLRDAVTQWGNVGGLIAGLMLSDYQLIGRSMKDVIVEPIRAILIPGFEDVKQAALGAGALGCGISGSGPSIFALSTSEEIAYKVGGEMQKVLNSINIGSEVYISKINNSGPQILD; encoded by the coding sequence ATGAAAGATAGTATAAAAGTATTTGCCCCTGCTACAGTGGCAAATGTGGCATGTGGGTTTGATGTACTTGGCTTTGCGGTCGAGAATCCAGGGGATGAAGTAGTGCTTACTAAAAAATCTACACCTGGTGTAAAGATTACAACAATTACTGGGGATGAAGGAAGGCTTACGAAAGATGCAGAAAAAAATACCGTCGGTGTTGCTGTTTCCAGGTTCCTGAATCATCTTCAGTCGGATGCAGGTATTGAAATTACCTTGCATAAAAAAATGCCTCTTGGCAGTGGACTTGGTTCAAGCGCAGCAAGCGCAGTGGCTGGTGTGTTTGCAGTAAATCAACTATTAGGTATGCCGCTTAATCAGCAGGAATTACTTCCATTCGCAATGGAAGGTGAAAGAATTGCCTGTGGTAGCGCCCATGCGGATAATGTTGCACCTTCATTGCTAGGTGGTTTTGTTTTGATCAGAAGTTATGATCCACTGGATGTGATCAAAATTCCTACTCCGGCAAATTTATATTCTACCATTATTCACCCTCAGGTAGAAGTACAGACGAAAGATGCGAGGGAAATACTGAAAAAGCAGATCCCTTTAAGGGATGCAGTTACTCAGTGGGGAAATGTCGGTGGATTAATTGCTGGCCTTATGCTTTCAGATTATCAACTCATCGGAAGATCCATGAAAGATGTAATCGTAGAGCCCATAAGAGCAATTTTAATTCCTGGGTTTGAAGATGTGAAGCAAGCAGCTTTAGGTGCTGGTGCACTTGGCTGTGGAATTTCAGGTTCCGGACCTTCAATATTTGCACTTAGCACTTCAGAAGAAATTGCTTACAAAGTAGGCGGCGAGATGCAGAAAGTCCTTAATTCTATCAATATAGGAAGCGAAGTTTATATTTCTAAAATCAATAATTCAGGTCCACAAATACTGGACTAA
- the thrC gene encoding threonine synthase translates to MRLYSTNRSAAEVSFKEAVFKGLPDDNGLFMPVSIPQLPSSFFETIDNLSFQEIAFQVTKALIGDEIPDTDLKKIIDDVLSFDAPLVKVEDNISVLELFHGPSLAFKDFGARFMAKIMSYFLQKEKKEIHILVATSGDTGSAVAQGFLGMPGIKVTILYPSGKVSDIQEKQLTTLGQNITALEVNGTFDDCQRLVKEAFLDKELNSKINLSSANSINISRLIPQSFYYFYAYAKLKSLGLPIVFSTPSGNFGNLCGGLIAKRMGLPIHKFIASTNANDVVPEFLNTGIFSPRPSVATISNAMDVGNPSNYARLVELYGKDLEAIKKDIFGTRYNDEETAQAIEKVYKAGGYIMDPHGAIAYLGLKEYSKTTGEKFAGVFLATAHPSKFIEVVEDIINKKIELPERLQAVVNKKKEAFPLTSDFSDLKSYLLKSM, encoded by the coding sequence ATGAGATTATACAGTACCAATCGTTCTGCAGCCGAAGTATCTTTTAAAGAAGCTGTATTTAAAGGTTTGCCTGATGATAACGGTCTATTTATGCCGGTATCTATTCCTCAGTTGCCATCATCTTTTTTTGAGACCATTGATAACCTTTCTTTTCAGGAAATTGCTTTTCAGGTTACAAAAGCATTAATCGGAGATGAAATTCCTGATACAGATCTGAAGAAGATTATTGACGATGTACTTTCTTTTGATGCTCCACTAGTAAAAGTGGAGGATAATATTTCGGTACTTGAATTATTCCATGGGCCATCTCTTGCATTCAAAGATTTTGGAGCAAGATTTATGGCTAAGATCATGTCGTATTTCCTTCAAAAGGAAAAAAAGGAAATTCATATATTAGTAGCAACTTCAGGAGATACAGGCAGTGCTGTAGCTCAGGGATTCCTTGGTATGCCGGGAATAAAGGTTACTATTCTGTACCCAAGTGGAAAAGTAAGCGATATTCAGGAAAAACAGTTAACGACTTTGGGTCAGAATATTACTGCACTTGAAGTAAATGGTACATTTGATGATTGTCAAAGACTGGTTAAAGAAGCTTTCTTAGATAAAGAACTTAACAGCAAAATAAATCTGTCTTCAGCCAATAGTATTAACATAAGCAGATTGATACCTCAGTCATTCTATTATTTTTATGCTTATGCAAAACTGAAATCATTAGGGTTGCCAATTGTATTCTCTACGCCAAGCGGAAATTTTGGTAATCTCTGCGGAGGACTCATTGCAAAAAGAATGGGTCTGCCTATTCATAAATTTATTGCATCTACGAATGCGAATGATGTAGTTCCAGAGTTTCTGAATACTGGTATTTTCAGTCCTCGTCCTTCTGTCGCTACTATTTCAAATGCCATGGATGTTGGAAATCCTAGCAACTATGCAAGACTTGTAGAGCTTTACGGAAAGGATCTTGAAGCGATTAAGAAAGATATCTTTGGAACAAGATACAATGATGAGGAGACTGCACAGGCAATAGAAAAAGTATATAAAGCCGGCGGCTATATTATGGATCCTCACGGAGCCATTGCTTATCTTGGGTTAAAAGAATATTCCAAAACAACAGGTGAGAAATTTGCAGGCGTATTTCTGGCTACTGCTCACCCAAGCAAATTTATAGAAGTTGTTGAAGACATTATTAATAAAAAAATAGAACTTCCGGAGCGTCTTCAGGCGGTTGTCAATAAGAAAAAAGAAGCATTTCCATTAACTTCTGACTTCTCTGATTTGAAATCTTATTTGCTTAAATCAATGTAA
- a CDS encoding helix-turn-helix domain-containing protein, which yields MSGVVLNIKSIRKQKGISQEYLAYQLGIDYSTYGKIERGAISLTVDRLEKIASILEVTVEDIFKWRADSSEKEDIMKALSDQKFINEQLIQENERMKKEVDLLKQQLSDKEKIIFLLENKLHKGEN from the coding sequence GTGAGCGGTGTTGTACTAAATATAAAATCAATTCGAAAGCAAAAGGGAATAAGTCAGGAGTATCTAGCCTATCAACTAGGAATTGACTATTCAACTTATGGCAAAATTGAACGCGGAGCGATCTCTTTAACTGTAGATCGTCTGGAAAAGATAGCTTCCATTTTGGAAGTAACTGTTGAGGATATCTTTAAATGGAGAGCTGATTCTTCTGAAAAAGAAGATATTATGAAAGCATTGTCAGATCAGAAATTTATCAATGAGCAATTGATACAGGAAAATGAGCGTATGAAAAAGGAGGTTGATCTACTAAAACAGCAGTTATCTGATAAGGAAAAAATTATCTTTTTGCTTGAAAATAAGCTACATAAAGGAGAGAACTAA
- a CDS encoding cold-shock protein has product MNTGTIKFFNESKGYGFIKDESSNQEIFVHVTGLEDKVKQNDKVAFKVVDGKKGLSAVNVKKI; this is encoded by the coding sequence ATGAATACAGGTACAATCAAATTCTTCAATGAGAGCAAAGGTTATGGTTTCATTAAAGATGAAAGTTCAAACCAGGAAATTTTTGTTCATGTAACAGGTCTAGAAGACAAAGTAAAGCAAAATGATAAAGTTGCTTTCAAAGTGGTAGATGGCAAAAAAGGCCTTAGCGCGGTGAATGTAAAGAAAATATAA
- a CDS encoding glycoside hydrolase family 9 protein yields the protein MNKPLLVLLISISLFAANLSAKAQGFTTQDYKKALWMTTRMYGGQRSGENNWLVSGHLPSGVAENLRGKCFSEDKDTDGYDISGGWHDCGDHVKYGQTQFYSAYMLLKAYAEFPTGYDDYYSYTYNGYKTAGDWSWEGKKHDPNGIPDILDEVKHATDYFIKCTRNATTFYYQVGNSNYDHQEWVTAVKMQTSAVNKGGQQRPVYKNPNDASMPSFCGATLALMSRMYRPFDPAYADLCLQHALFAYTYAKAHPGTAATGEGGFYGANYSWKDDYATMCTELFWATNTESYKTEAFAFTIAANNASAYDISGKTYGFDYENNGDIAIYNLALLGRTNAKSTFGTIVNSYLTNVQADGQFAGGNTSWGPLRYNANTALMVALWQKLNGTDATPHKFIYDNIDYILGKNSSNLSFIVGFGSKSPLHPHHRNLFLRDDNPTDAIKMTFPIPTKNKQAGYMVGGTRNAGSFSDDLVNVLHTEGGIDYNACLVGVLAFINSKLDPVNTAKFGKTTPDLGENQSICGKTSHLLHSKVAIDNVKTFTWYKDGVIISPASTSKNTLTVTQAGVYKCRLDSLTSWFTEGSVEILGVLPAVNLGADQELCSITSVTLDLGVSGTGITYSWTKDGKAISSATSQKYTATQAGTYVGTISASGCASKSDNVVITSKLLSVASDTICEAGKANLKVNAASGVYDWYDASTGGSSLATGLNYSPSITSSKTYYVQDGNSISANAGPSSTSNTLASPQNGGSIGIKFTASRAFTITQMKILPFVFSCNNGDLVKVIFDLKQNGVVIKSFASVGIACTGTQSNAPFNTFYTFNFDTPIEVPSAGSYELTPPSNLPNGYSQIVWFESGANFSTMDAAGVMDITDDTRDDKATSFPGIFDIKIQAGNACSRTPVYAVIDAQNPNCGVVSSIDGSVSNKLVIFPNPSSSEFIIEAPENSMIRIYDELGRMAFEANSNGKTTFGEQLSPGFYHVVLFQEGKMINSGNIIKQ from the coding sequence ATGAATAAACCTTTATTAGTATTATTAATTTCAATTTCCCTCTTTGCGGCAAACCTCAGTGCAAAGGCCCAGGGTTTTACTACTCAGGATTATAAAAAGGCCCTATGGATGACAACCAGAATGTATGGTGGTCAAAGATCGGGAGAGAATAACTGGCTTGTTTCTGGTCATTTGCCGTCAGGTGTTGCAGAAAATCTTAGAGGAAAATGCTTTTCAGAGGACAAAGATACCGATGGCTATGACATCTCCGGTGGATGGCATGATTGCGGTGATCACGTAAAATATGGTCAGACTCAGTTTTATTCAGCATATATGCTGCTTAAGGCATATGCAGAGTTCCCAACAGGATATGATGATTATTATTCCTATACATATAATGGTTACAAAACTGCCGGAGACTGGTCCTGGGAAGGAAAAAAGCATGATCCGAATGGAATTCCGGACATTTTAGATGAGGTAAAGCATGCAACAGATTATTTTATAAAATGTACTCGAAATGCAACTACCTTTTATTATCAGGTAGGAAATAGTAATTACGATCATCAAGAATGGGTCACAGCAGTTAAAATGCAGACTTCTGCAGTAAACAAAGGTGGTCAGCAAAGGCCAGTTTATAAAAATCCCAATGATGCTTCCATGCCTTCTTTCTGCGGAGCTACATTAGCTTTAATGTCAAGAATGTACAGACCTTTTGATCCTGCTTATGCAGATTTGTGTTTGCAACATGCCTTATTTGCTTATACCTACGCTAAGGCGCATCCTGGAACAGCTGCAACAGGAGAAGGAGGATTCTACGGCGCAAACTATTCCTGGAAAGATGATTATGCGACTATGTGCACTGAATTATTTTGGGCAACCAATACTGAAAGCTATAAAACAGAAGCATTTGCATTTACTATTGCGGCCAACAATGCCTCTGCCTATGATATTTCCGGAAAAACTTATGGCTTTGACTACGAAAATAATGGAGACATAGCTATCTATAATTTAGCCTTGTTAGGTCGTACAAATGCAAAATCTACGTTTGGAACAATTGTTAATAGTTATCTTACAAATGTGCAAGCCGATGGCCAGTTTGCCGGAGGAAATACAAGCTGGGGACCGCTTCGTTATAATGCTAACACTGCCCTTATGGTGGCTCTTTGGCAGAAATTGAACGGAACTGATGCTACTCCTCATAAATTTATTTATGATAATATTGACTATATACTAGGAAAGAATTCATCGAATTTGTCATTTATAGTTGGTTTTGGGTCGAAATCACCATTGCATCCACATCATCGAAATTTATTTTTAAGAGATGATAATCCCACTGATGCAATAAAAATGACTTTCCCAATTCCTACAAAAAATAAACAAGCTGGCTATATGGTTGGAGGAACAAGAAATGCGGGCAGCTTCAGTGATGATCTTGTTAATGTCCTTCATACAGAAGGTGGAATAGACTACAATGCCTGTCTTGTCGGCGTCCTTGCATTTATCAACTCAAAACTTGATCCTGTAAATACAGCGAAATTTGGTAAAACAACTCCTGATTTAGGTGAAAATCAATCCATCTGTGGTAAGACAAGTCATTTGCTTCATTCAAAAGTGGCAATAGACAATGTTAAAACTTTTACCTGGTACAAGGATGGAGTTATAATCTCTCCTGCATCAACATCAAAAAATACTTTGACTGTTACTCAGGCTGGGGTTTACAAATGCAGACTTGATTCTCTTACATCTTGGTTTACTGAAGGTAGTGTTGAAATTCTGGGAGTATTGCCAGCGGTTAATCTTGGCGCAGACCAGGAACTTTGCAGTATTACTTCGGTAACATTGGATCTAGGGGTTTCCGGAACTGGTATAACTTACAGCTGGACAAAAGACGGTAAAGCAATCAGTAGTGCTACCTCCCAAAAATATACTGCTACTCAGGCGGGAACATATGTAGGAACGATAAGCGCGAGCGGATGTGCCTCAAAATCTGACAATGTAGTAATAACATCAAAATTGCTAAGTGTTGCAAGCGACACAATTTGTGAGGCTGGTAAGGCAAACCTTAAAGTAAATGCAGCAAGTGGTGTTTATGACTGGTATGATGCATCAACAGGAGGAAGTTCACTAGCTACAGGTTTAAATTATAGCCCTAGTATTACCTCTTCAAAAACATACTATGTTCAGGATGGTAATTCAATTTCAGCTAATGCTGGTCCATCTTCGACTTCCAATACTCTTGCATCTCCTCAAAACGGCGGATCTATTGGAATAAAATTCACAGCTTCAAGAGCTTTTACAATAACTCAGATGAAAATATTGCCTTTTGTATTCTCCTGCAATAATGGAGATTTGGTTAAGGTAATATTTGATTTGAAACAAAACGGTGTAGTTATAAAAAGTTTTGCTTCTGTTGGTATAGCATGCACAGGCACTCAGAGCAATGCTCCATTCAACACTTTCTATACATTCAATTTTGATACTCCTATAGAAGTTCCTAGCGCTGGTTCCTACGAACTTACTCCTCCTTCCAATCTTCCAAATGGTTATTCTCAGATTGTATGGTTTGAGAGTGGTGCAAATTTTTCAACTATGGATGCAGCTGGAGTGATGGATATCACAGATGATACAAGAGATGATAAAGCAACTTCTTTCCCTGGAATTTTTGATATCAAAATTCAGGCAGGGAATGCTTGTTCCAGAACACCTGTTTATGCAGTTATAGACGCTCAAAATCCAAACTGTGGAGTTGTTTCTTCAATAGATGGTTCTGTTTCAAATAAACTTGTAATATTCCCTAACCCCTCGTCTTCCGAGTTTATAATTGAAGCTCCGGAAAATTCTATGATAAGGATTTATGATGAGCTGGGAAGAATGGCATTTGAAGCAAATTCTAATGGAAAAACGACATTTGGAGAGCAACTAAGTCCAGGTTTCTATCACGTGGTTCTATTCCAGGAAGGAAAAATGATTAATTCCGGAAATATAATAAAGCAATAA
- a CDS encoding glycosyltransferase family 9 protein: MPKVLVLRFSSIGDIVLTTPVVRNLKQQLSGAEVHYCTKSQFRILFEDNPYIDKVFYLDKSLNNLIDELKRENYDYIIDLHNNLRTSVIKWRLGKKSFTFDKLNLKKWLLVNLKVNVLPSLHIVDRYMATLKKLGVVNDAKGLDYFIPSKDKVNLPNYGLEPDKYIAFAIGAQHATKRLPLQKLIEACSLQNMPIVLLGGKEDKSTGDSVAEACKALPFQVINLSGQLSLNQSASFLQQSKFVISHDTGLMHIASAFKKEIYSIWGNTVPQFGMYPYQTKYHVLENNNINCRPCSKIGYKQCPKGHFKCMNELDLKHGFER; the protein is encoded by the coding sequence ATGCCTAAAGTACTGGTTTTACGATTTTCATCTATAGGCGATATAGTGCTTACGACCCCTGTTGTAAGAAATTTAAAGCAACAACTTTCCGGGGCAGAGGTACATTACTGCACCAAAAGTCAATTCAGAATTCTTTTTGAAGACAATCCCTATATAGACAAGGTTTTTTACCTTGATAAATCGTTAAACAACCTGATAGATGAGCTGAAGAGAGAAAACTATGATTATATCATTGATCTTCATAACAACCTTCGCACATCAGTCATTAAATGGAGACTAGGAAAAAAATCTTTTACTTTTGATAAACTCAACCTCAAAAAATGGTTACTGGTCAATCTAAAAGTTAATGTATTGCCTTCCCTTCACATAGTTGACAGGTATATGGCAACGCTTAAAAAATTAGGTGTAGTCAATGATGCAAAAGGACTTGATTATTTCATTCCATCCAAAGACAAGGTAAACCTTCCAAACTATGGGCTAGAGCCTGATAAGTACATAGCGTTTGCGATAGGTGCACAACATGCGACCAAAAGACTTCCACTTCAAAAACTTATTGAAGCATGCTCTTTGCAAAATATGCCAATTGTTCTTTTAGGAGGGAAAGAGGATAAATCAACAGGAGATTCTGTTGCTGAAGCATGCAAAGCTTTGCCATTTCAGGTTATAAATCTGAGCGGACAACTTTCCTTAAACCAGTCAGCTTCTTTCCTTCAACAATCAAAATTTGTAATAAGCCACGATACCGGATTGATGCATATAGCATCTGCCTTCAAAAAAGAGATCTATTCTATCTGGGGTAATACAGTTCCACAATTCGGAATGTATCCTTATCAGACTAAATATCATGTTCTTGAGAATAATAATATAAACTGCAGGCCTTGTTCAAAAATTGGTTATAAACAGTGCCCTAAGGGACATTTCAAATGTATGAATGAATTAGATCTCAAACATGGATTTGAGAGATAA